DNA sequence from the Salvia splendens isolate huo1 chromosome 19, SspV2, whole genome shotgun sequence genome:
cagaacctttacctttatgtgtctctaggattattaggaaagtcgcgattcTAGGATATGCCCTCTCTAGAGTgcacttatccagtagattagactctaactatcaaagtctccttccaatagattagattctaactccttaagttcctaagactcaagccctcacaaagggtcccctctctcgaatgcagataaacctatgtgttgtactcgttccttttaccacgtaaaactagctatatctcgattaatctagttagacggacatagttctaaagttggccagacaaaagaacaataaaagcacaagaacaagcaaaacaatcacaagagctagaaaaaggttcaattcaataaatcaaaacatattcataatagttttcaccaaaaaaactacaaatgatgtttaactactcatagacaagtagtaaaaacaaaaataaaagtataagacataaaagaaattgataaaacccaaggttgaatcttcaatcttcagtcttttcttgcctagatctgcagagctccgctccaatggaagatggatgaattatgtgtggaagatggaatggaagaatgtgtagaggggaaggattggaggctctgagatgaagaTTATAATTTAGGTTATGGGTATTTATAAGCTAGAAAAAGGTTTAGAATGGTAAAAAGTATCCTCCAAttgattgaaaatataatatttttgaaTCTGCAATTAAAAGGAGGGATTTGGGCAATAATTTCTTCATTCCTTGAATTTTCGCCTAATTTCCGCCAGCTTTGACTACACTGCGCAATattcgtagaattgtcataactttctccataGAACTCCGATTAagacatgcaagatatccacgcgaagctctttcgaagacaaagagaatgacatgtagtaagcactgactggacctcaaaatcgctggcagaatgggctcgaacagaagCTGTTGtactttggccttttttcaccttttctatctttttctatcatttatcaacaaacacgtcaaaaataccaaatctagtccttaaaaacatgcaaaatccgtgtttgtcagGGGTTTTAGTGAAAAGATccaaacttactaaaaatattcacattgggctGCAACCCATTTTTCCTGTACtaagccatatctgatcacttGTGCCgccgagatggtgttctcgcgcGATCACCTTCTCTGTCCATCATGACAGAGGTTTCTCGTTCCgagaaggtggccaccttccacggtcaccttctttgccgttcacggtcagaggtatcctgtgtacactagtccgagcggggacaccaccctcactgggacccgaattcgacttatatatcatcattcataattcacttagccttagccaaacagataggcatcatacacaaaaatatttatggcaagacatcatctttaaaaatcacgaacatgtgttcgagttttcataaatataatttgtatttttagtataaaaaGCTCACCTTGTTCGTTTAGTTCCTTTAACTTGAATTTCTTACTCCGATCTTACTCGCGGAGATAACCTTTTGAAACAACACAATAGGAAAGTACTACTttagttttaagaaaaataatctaATTAATTTAGAGAGAAAGTCTCAAGCCTAGTccctactattattattattattattattgggCTCATACtaattgaaattcaaatttggGCCCTTCTCAACTTATTTCAGCATACTATATTTTCCACAACCTAGCCCACTCTTCCTtcaccaaaataaataaaagaaccTAAATCTAGTTAATTTAAAGGCCCAACATCTAATTAGAAAAAGAGATCAGCCAATTTCACTAACTAAATTAGTCCATATACTCCCCCTTCCACCACACGTATcatctactctctctctctctctctcacctaaTCACTATTCACCTTTCTCCCTCAATTGCACACAAAACTTCCCCCAAATCAGAACTTCCGCCGCCTCACCCAGCTTCACACCTCGCGACGTCGACCAGCCATCCCTCCGGCGCCACCATCGCACCGCAGTCGACGTGTTTTCCTCCACGTCGTCTCTCTCTTCACCTCGCTGCCGCCGCCGTCGGCTCCTCCCTCCATACTCTTCTCCTCTCCATTCCTCTCTCTCGGATCTGCCGCCACCGATTGTGCATGCACAGTCGGCGGCTTCGGCCTCCTCCTTACCACAGTCGGCTCCACGGCTGCTGCCTCCTCATCTGAGGCCACTACCGCCGCCATTTCGCCGACTTAAGAGAGGTAAAGAAATGATATTCATTATTCTTCTTGTTTACTACTCCATTTTACATCTTCTAAAGTTCCAAcctttatttataaatttgtttttGGCCAACATAGATTTGGAAAGTCTAGACTTTGGTGATGAGGCAGCAGATTTTTGTCTAAGATAAGCCTCTGCGTTCTTTGCTAGAAATTGCTATTTCTATATTCGTTGCTATAGTTGTTAGTTGCTAGGATTTGTTATTCCTATGTTCTTTGCTAGGATTTGTAAATTGCTAGGATTCGTAGAGTTGTAAAATGCTAGGATTCGTAGAGTTGTAAAATGCAAGGATTTGCTATTTCTAATAATATCGTCTTAGCGAGTCGTTACTATTAGTTATTAAAATATGTTGAGAATTAGTGAAACTAAAAGATGTGTAGAAACGAAGTGCaagaaaaattatttgaaataacttttctttttataaaatgtgatccaacattactttttttttattaaaattaagcATAATTAACTGAAATTGATTTGAATACATacgtttttttatatttagtgtACTTTAAATTTCTTTACTTAACTGAAAAGATTATACTGAAAACAACTTTTCATTCCATAAAATAAGATCCAGTTTTCAATTAGTACAGATCCACTTTTCAATTagttaataatatattataaaatataatatgcAATGCATGAGGTGATAGCAAATGGTTTAATGTAGCATAATGGTTTAATGTAGCATAATGGTTAGCAACATTTAGGTACAACTGTGAAAATGTTCAAATtttagtagtactccctctCCCCCTGTcacatttaaataattaaaataaatagaacATAAAATATGAGAAGAATCATCAAGAAAACAGTCTTCTCTATATTGGATTGGCCCATTAAAAAAGGTAAATAAGATGAATCCTTACGTTAAGAAGGGCTTGTATGAAGGAAATGCCTAATTAATTATTGGGCTGGCTCATAAATGATTCATGGGCTTGGCCTGCAAAAATGTTGTCACCTTCAACATGATTGATTAAATCAATAACGTTCTATTTCTAAAAATCGAATTCTTATTTTgtcacaaaaataaataattaaattgttttcaattactttaataaaGGCCTATGaatgaaattaataaaagtagaattagaattatccaaaaaaatcaaaagcaaAACATATGTGAGGATTGAACTAAATATTTGACTTACGTAGCCAACGTCTATTTTCACAGAAATACAAATGAGTTAAATTAACTTTAGAaatagtaattttatttattagagttaataaagtagaaaaatgaAAGAACAAAAACTGTGAGTTTATATTACTGAACGTCTGAACAGATGTGTGAAATACTAATGCTGGATGTGAACTTGAGAAATGATTACAACAAAAGAAAATCATTAATGCAATTAAGGACGATAATTTATTAATGTCGCATCTAAAATTAGAAGGCAAATGGAagcatcctaaaaaaataaaagattaagttaattgGTTCTTTATTTAGAAACGTTTTcttttatattctaaattattgttattttttgaaaattttcaacatAAATAATTGGGTCTCAATTTTTGAGTcccaaaaaaaagtttttttttataaatttttgtaGTGGATTAATAATGGTAACAGACTAAATAAATACTGTACGCAAGATTTTTTTACATAATGAAGTTAGTGGAGTATTAAACTAGTTTATTTGGAGTCAAATATTGAAATATGCTTGGATTTTTGGGTTTGAGATTGAATCCATCTCATTGTTAATTAAGAATTTTACCATCTTTCATTCCAATTTATCGGTTTTATTTCCAACCTTTGGCAGTTGTATTTGTATCAACTTAATTTTCGAAGCAAATGATAGGATATCCTCTAAGTGCCCTGTTTGGTAGATATGATAAGATAACTCCAACCTGGATAAATTATCATGGTAAGCCTAGATAATATAACAAGTATTGTGTTTGGTAGAGTAAGATATGAAAATGGATAGAGTTCAAGTTAACGTGTAATAAGACTTTTGTTTCCTTCATATACTGTACTGAATTGTTACTATGTTATTTATAATCTGCTTAATTCTATTataaattctgattttattaatacatttgataatttaatgataaagaaattttttatatttatatataggaATAGGATtctaacaaaaataatttattaattcgTCACATTCGGCAATAAAAGAGGTTGACATTTTCCACACCTCAACTAAAGAGCAATGCAGATTACTATTTATTCAAATATTAGTGTGATCAAAAGTTAGTATTGGAGTAATAGAATTGTCCAATCTTCCAATCATAAGGAATGACATTGTATGCATTTATCGATGCACTGCTTTCAGGTTCAGTGATTCTTACAGAGAAAGGACCTTTTTGCCAATCTTTCAAATCAGCTTTCCATGTGACTCCCCAAGATCTTTGCATTGGCACCCAATCCGAGTTTGAAGGTTGCAGTTTAACACTAGCAATATCACCATATCCATTCAAAGCCTCCACCACAAAGGCTAGATAGTAAGCATTTGACCCCGGAACAATTTTGAATTTAACGTTTGAATTGTAGTTGCATTTTACCCTGATCACAATAACAAAGCGGAGATTGTTAGATTCTACGGGAGCTACGTTTTGTCTCATTAATTAAAGTGTACCTTCTATATTGAATACTGATCTTGCCGGCATTCCTCAAGTTGTATTCTTGGCCAGAATATGCCAAAGCTCCAAAAGCTTTTCCACTTAAATCGAAGTGAATGTCATCGTCATTGCATGAACCGGGACAGTCGTCCGTAATTGTTACTTTAATTGCATTTTTTGAACATTCATTGTTATCCATACACTTCACCTACAAATATAAATAAGGTTATTGCAtgtcaattaattattttttaatgcatGCTACTATGGAAATAAAAAGAGCTAGGCTtaggttttatttttttggatagGATATATTACCTCATAACAAGCTCCGCAACCGGCTCCGGATTGAAATAAGTTGTTATTTCCAGCAGAAACAAAACCATAGTAGGGATCATTTTCTATATCATACCCCAAGCCACAAGCTCCCCCATCTTATGAAATAGTAAATaataagttaaataaataaCAATATAACAATCTTTGTCCCAAtatttcttattaaaaaaatcaatagcTCGATGCCTCGATCTAAAAGGCAGTAAATTTCGAGTAGAaaagaaattgatcacttgaAATGAGACGGATTGAGTATAGTAGAGTTAAAGATGTTGGATTACCACTTCCGGCTCCTTCGGGAGGGCCATACCACGTGGCAACACCGTTGTAGAAGGAGCTGTTTTCTGTAGTAACATTAACTGATTCTATGCAAAAGCATAAGTAATTCAAGATTAACAAAGTACCTAAAATAGAGAAAAGATTATAGTTGCGAGTAGTTAACATGATTGTTGTTTTGCTGTATTGGATGTGTATTTATCTCCAATGCTCCTCCATGCACCCTTTTTATAGGAATGGGAGAAATACTACATTTTTTAGTTGTAACCCTATTAATATATTTggttaataaaattaattaaatcttgaTTATTGTAAATGAGGATTGGCAAAAGGAGAATCTACGAACATAATTCATTATGACTTGTTGTCGGTTTAGGAAATGGAAGATTATAGCGATCAACTATATAACCAAGTAGAACAGTCTCGTGTATTGaagaattatttattaaaaatattgataACAATGTCAACCAAAAAGTTGAACAACGTAATGAATCGGAAACTGGAATTTGAGGCCAAAATATCACGTTATATAATAATTGaagtttttattatttataatctGAGCTGATTTttaagaatatttatattcttaaGTGATCTATGTgattatcaatttttataaggattaaattcataataaaatttaaggaatctgataaaaataaaataaaattatgtggAAGAAAAACTTTTGaatacaaattatataaatacaacaaaaaatagaaaagataaaatatttaatcgGTAAAAAGTTATGAATATCATTATTACACCGGCAACATTAATTTGGATGTGAAACCTTGGAAACTGAAgattatttaatcaaaatttcaattattttttcaaaaattactagtagaaagattaaaaaatgcaatcatAAAAATGTATCAAGAAAGGGATAAAAAACTCTAATGGAAATTATATAAGAAAATTGAACTTAAGAATTAAGGGTATGATTTCCTAAATCATCATCTTTGGATACACAATGCAACTTAAATTGAGAATTTGGAGGGAGCGTATTGCATATATGAAGTGAGAATTCAACCGTAATAATGCATGTTTATTGGAAAAAGGAGTAAAAAGTGGAAGTGGATGATAACGATATGAAAATTGAGATCTTGCGATCTTCAAAGATCTGTATACACAGAGAATACACTTGGACATCTATTGAGGAAATTAACTCGTAGAAGGATATGTTACCTCATAACAAGCTCCACAGCCGGCTCCGGATTGTAATAAGTTGTTATTTCTAGCAGAAACAAAACCATAGTAGGGATCATTTTCTATATCATATCCCAAGCCACAAGCTCCCTCATCTTATGAAATAGTAAACaataagttaaataaataataatatagcaATCTTTGTCCCAATAttcctaattaaaaaaaatcaatagcTCGATGCCTCGATTTGAAAGGCAGTAAATTTCGTGCAGACAAGAAATGGATCACTTGAAgttggacggatggagtagtagaGTAAAGATGTTTGGGATTGGTGATTGAAAATGTTAGCCTCTTTAAATGGATTAATGTTGTTTAATTGTTAGCAACATTTAGATTTAggtaaattttattatttttgttaatatttattaataatagtgGTTAAAACGGCAATCAGAGCAAATAAGATAAATCCCTACGTTAAGTTGTGCTTTCATGGAGGGAAGGCCAAATTAATTATTCAGCTAGACCATTAATAATCATGGGCTTGGCCTGCAAAAATATTGTTTCCATCTTCAACATGattgattaaattaataatcttGTTAAAATTATACTACGATATATGGCGATCAACTATTTAACAAATAGAACAATCACGCGTAATTAAAGCATGCAACCCATTCATCACCAAGGAAATAATTGATTAGAAATTAGTACTATAATCTTATTGAAGAATTGTTTATCAAAAATATTGGTAACATCGTCAACTAAAAAGTTGTAAACATAATCAAATTGGAAACTAGAATTTTTAGGTCAAAATATCAGTTAATATAATAATTGgagtttttatgttttattatcTTGGTCtaatttttaagaatattaatATTCTTAATTGATCtatatatttatcaatttttataagGATTAAATTGCatgaatataattattatacCGGTAACATTAATTTGGAAGTAAAACTTTTGAAAGTGGACGCGTTTAAAAAATTGTGGGTCGCAATAAAAATGTAATCTTATTTTGGTAATTAATTCTGTGAGTTTGTTAAATGCTAATTATGCATTTAGGTTGTTATTTTCGACCGAATGTTGATTTGTAGAAGTATTTAATACTATGTCATTTAAATGAACAATTAAATGAACAACTAACCACTCCTGGAAAAAGGCAACTTGCATTCATATTATGATAAATAGCCACGTCAAACAATACAAATCAATAATCATCATATAATTGAATGGACATAACCCTAACTATTTAAAACTAAAAGCTACAGATCGAATTGATCAACGGAAATTATAAGTCACAACTGATGTTGAACTGCGATTGATAAATCTAATTGAAAATGGTCCAATGGTTCCAGATGGCCGATCAAATTTCCAAGTCTCGCAACAATTACATTGCAATACTCCCATGATTTCGATCCTTGAGCTGATATGTCGACTCGATTCGATCGATCTCACCATCCCCATTCACATTCTCCACAGTCATGGCTAAGTAGTAAGGGTTAGACACCAAGTTGGTCTTCACTGCTATCTTAAATAAAGTCGTAGTGGCATTGCACACTGCATAGCCATTAAAGCACTCTCtattatttagataaaataaGCATAAAATCACAATTAACAAAAAGCATGAAGACAAACACAAGCTAAACAAAAGTCCTAACGGTAAAGGTGATCTCTAACGatttaataaaataagcataaactaaaaactaaaaagaagaACTCGCACAAAAGCAAACACAAACTAACCAAGGTCCTAAACTATAAACTTCATCGAGTGAGATAAAATAAGCATAAAATCACAATTAAATAAGTATGAAATCACAGTTAATGGGAAGAAAGACAAACATAAACCAACCAAAACCCTAAATTGTGAAAGAGGGCTCTAACAATTTAGATAAAATAAATAGggatattgacacctaatatcatagaactttcaaaaagttgggctttcccatgaactttgaaattggcaaataatatcacgaactttaccatcaatgaaaaaattccggcaaataatatcatgatacggatttttttcgtaatttcttgacaacaacttcgagagtttcaagattttcaatctttgagaattgtttttcttgaagcacaccctccaaatttgttcttcaatctattaatatagtAGGAATTTTTTCactggtgggaaataacaaactcggggtaaagttcttgatattatttgtcaatttcaaagttcgtgggaaaaacccaaTTTTTTGAAAGTTGCATGATATTATGTGCCAATATCccaaataaatactactaaaGTAAAAGCTAAAACGAAGAAATTACACGAAGACAAACACAAACTCAATCGAAACCCTAAACTGCACCGACAAACAATTTTCTATATATTAAATGTCTTCTATACGTAGTATATATTGAATGTCGGCACTTCCTTCATTTCTCAACTCATCTTCACAGTCAAGTTTTGCTAAATAACCAAAATCTTTTCCAAAATGAATATGGTCTTTATTACAAAGGCCGGGGCATTCATCAGTAATTGTCACGCAAATTGGAGATCCTGAACAAGTTGGGTTATGTGTGCATTTCACaagtaattaaatcaacaatatcataaaataatttatttgttcaaTATCACTATATAATCAAGTGCTTGGAGTAATTAAGCTAGTACTTGTATTGATAGGGTCAATTTCTAGTTAatttactactataattttgtCAAATTGTATGAATATGCACTATACATTATATCACTCTTATAAATTAAATCCGTCAATAATTATCATTATTCATCAGTTTATGaagatatttttttatctagGAAAGGATTTGGATGTTGTGAATGatattttatatacttttttttttatctaggaATGGATTTAGAAGTTGTGAATGatattttatacatacatagtactccttccgcccatgaaaaatagttcaatttatcattttaggatgtccacgaaaaatagtatCATTTCAAAAAAGGAAACATTATCTCATACCTCCACCTTTTctcccctctctcttactttttctttttttttcctcctactttatccattttttccctttctcttactttacacaACAATGGTTAAAAGTTAAAACTTGCAATATATATTGATAAATTGTACGCATAGAGAGGTTGTgatcaatttaaaaaaagttgtataaatttcataaaatcactaattatcatatgatcatGGTTCACGATTCGgccaaaagaagaaaaatatctAATCTCATAGAGGAATAGAGttctcaaagaaaatattttattaattcattaCATTCAATAATGAGAAGGGATTGACATTTTTGCACACCTCGAGTACAAGGCAATGTAAATAAGTActtattttgaatatataataGTGGTATGATCAAAAATTAACATTGGAGTAATAGAATTGTCCAATTTTCCAATCGTAAGGGAT
Encoded proteins:
- the LOC121779208 gene encoding expansin-B6-like, which codes for MTVENVNGDESVNVTTENSSFYNGVATWYGPPEGAGSDGGACGLGYDIENDPYYGFVSAGNNNLFQSGAGCGACYEVKCMDNNECSKNAIKVTITDDCPGSCNDDDIHFDLSGKAFGALAYSGQEYNLRNAGKISIQYRRVKCNYNSNVKFKIVPGSNAYYLAFVVEALNGYGDIASVKLQPSNSDWVPMQRSWGVTWKADLKDWQKGPFSVRITEPESSASINAYNVIPYDWKIGQFYYSNTNF